The DNA sequence CCGAGTACGAGGCGGTTCGCCTCAAGGTCCAGCGCTTCATCAACGCCAAGGAGGAGCGCGAGATCGTCTTCGTGCGCGGCGCGACCGAGGGCGTCAACCTGGTCATGCACGGGTTCGGCCGCCTCTTCATCAAGGAGGGCGACGAGATCCTGGTCTCGGCCATGGAGCACCACGCCAACATCGTGCCCTGGCAGATGCTCTGCCAGGAGAAGGGGTGCGTCCTCAAGGTCATCCCCATGAACGACGCCGGCGAACTGCTCATCGACGACTACCGGGAGCTGCTGACCCCCAAGACCAGGCTGGTCGCGCTGACCCACGTCTCGAACGCGCTGGGCACCATCAACCCGGTCAAGGAGATGGTCGCCATGGCCCACGCGGCGGGCGCCGTGGTGCTGGTCGACGGCGCCCAGGCGGTCCCCCACATGAAGGTGGACGTCCAGGACCTGGACGCGGACTTCTACGTCTTCTCGGGCCACAAGATGTGCGGCCCCACCGGCAGCGGCATCCTCTACGGCAAGGCCGCACTGCTCGAGAAGATGCAGCCCTTCATGGGCGGCGGGGACATGATCCTCAGCGTCACCTTCGAGAAGACCACCTACAACGAGATCCCCTTCAAGTTCGAGGCGGGGACCCCTTCCATCGCCCCCATGATCGGCCTGGGCGCCGCCATCGACTACCTCGAGGGGCTCGGCATGGACCGGATCGCCTCGCACGAGCACGCGCTCTTGACCTATGCCGCCGCGCGCCTCGCGGAGCTTCCCGGCGTGCGGATCGTCGGCACGGCCAAGGACAAGGCGGCGGTCATCTCCTTTGTGATCGAGGGGGTCCACCCCCACGACGTGGGGACCATCCTCGACTCCGAGGGGATCGCCGTTCGCGCCGGCCACCACTGTGCCCAGCCGGTGATGATCCGGATGGGGGTGCCCGCGACGACCCGCGCCTCCTTCGCCTTCTACAACACCAAAGCGGAAGTCGACGCCCTGATCGAGGGCATCAAGACCGTACAGAGGATTTTCGGGTAATGGCCGACCAGAAGCAGCTCTACCAGGAAGTGATCCTGGAGCACAACAAGAAGCCCCGCAACTTCGGCGCGGTGGAGAACCCCAACCGCAAGGCCGAGGGACACAACCCGGTGTGCGGGGACCACATCACGCTCACCCTCGACGTCGAGGGCGAGCGCATCGAGAAGATCGCCTTCACCGGCGACGCGTGCGCCATCTGCAAGGCCTCGGCCTCGATGATGACGACCAACGTCAAGGGCAAGACCGTGACGGAGGCCGAGGGCCTGATCCAGGAGTTCCGCGACCTGGCCACCGGCAAGATCACCTCCGAGACCCCGGGCCACCACCTGGGGCGGCTGACCGTCTTCTCGGGGATCGCCACCTTGCCCTCGCGGGTCAAGTGCGCCGTCCTGCCCTGGCACACCCTTCATGCGGCCTTCGAGAACGCCGAGCTCGTCTCGACCGAAGGCAACGCTGACCCCGCTCACCCGTAAAGGATAGCCCCATGCCCAAGATCGCCGAAATCGAGCCCACCCCCAACCCGAACGCCATCAAGTTCGTGCTCAAGGAGGCGCTGACCACCGGCTTCGGCCGATCCTTCGACAGCGCGGACGCCGCCTCGAACGATCCCTTGGCCTCGCAGCTCTTCGCCATTCCTCACGTCACCAACGTCTTCTACCAGGACAAGTGGCTGACGGTGACGCAGGACGGCAAGGCCTCCTGGTCGGAGCTGATGCGCGAGCTGGCGGTGCCCATCCGGGCGGCGGGCTCGGAGCGATCGCCCGGCGGCACGGCGAGCGCCTCGCGCCAGGCCATCGTCGCCGACGGGGACGAGGCGCGCCTTTCGCGCATCAACGAGCTGCTGGACACCAAGGTGCGCCCGGCGCTCGCCATGGACGGCGGTGGCCTGGAGGTGGTGGAGCTCGCGGGCAACATCCTCAGGGTCCACTACCAGGGCGCCTGCGGCAGCTGTCCCAGCTCCATCTCGGGCACCCTGATGGGGATCGAGAACCTCATGCAGAGCATCGAGCCGGGCCTGATGCTCGAGGCGGTCTAAAACAGAAGC is a window from the Pantanalinema sp. genome containing:
- a CDS encoding SUF system NifU family Fe-S cluster assembly protein — translated: MADQKQLYQEVILEHNKKPRNFGAVENPNRKAEGHNPVCGDHITLTLDVEGERIEKIAFTGDACAICKASASMMTTNVKGKTVTEAEGLIQEFRDLATGKITSETPGHHLGRLTVFSGIATLPSRVKCAVLPWHTLHAAFENAELVSTEGNADPAHP
- a CDS encoding NifU family protein → MPKIAEIEPTPNPNAIKFVLKEALTTGFGRSFDSADAASNDPLASQLFAIPHVTNVFYQDKWLTVTQDGKASWSELMRELAVPIRAAGSERSPGGTASASRQAIVADGDEARLSRINELLDTKVRPALAMDGGGLEVVELAGNILRVHYQGACGSCPSSISGTLMGIENLMQSIEPGLMLEAV
- a CDS encoding cysteine desulfurase gives rise to the protein MTTTTARELQDSTFDVAKVRADFPILAREVNGKPLVYLDNGASSQMPRSVIDRLNRYHSNEHANVHRGVHTLSEQASAEYEAVRLKVQRFINAKEEREIVFVRGATEGVNLVMHGFGRLFIKEGDEILVSAMEHHANIVPWQMLCQEKGCVLKVIPMNDAGELLIDDYRELLTPKTRLVALTHVSNALGTINPVKEMVAMAHAAGAVVLVDGAQAVPHMKVDVQDLDADFYVFSGHKMCGPTGSGILYGKAALLEKMQPFMGGGDMILSVTFEKTTYNEIPFKFEAGTPSIAPMIGLGAAIDYLEGLGMDRIASHEHALLTYAAARLAELPGVRIVGTAKDKAAVISFVIEGVHPHDVGTILDSEGIAVRAGHHCAQPVMIRMGVPATTRASFAFYNTKAEVDALIEGIKTVQRIFG